One stretch of Saccharopolyspora erythraea DNA includes these proteins:
- the manD gene encoding D-mannonate dehydratase ManD — protein sequence MLIERADVIVTSPGRNFLTLKITTDDGVVGYGDGTLNGRELAVAGYLTDHVVPLLIGRDAHTIEDTWQYLYRGAYWRRGPVTMAAIAAVDTALWDIKAKVAGLPLYQLLGGASRERCLVYGHASGKDVPELFDSVREHLEEGFRAIRIQTGVPGLDSVYGVASSAAASIGDDTRYDYEPARRSALPAEESWDTRAYLRHVPSVFEAVRGEFGEDIALLHDAHHRLTPIQAAKLGKSLEPYDLFWLEDVTPAENQEALRWVRHHTTTPLAIGEVFNSVWDYQHLIREQLIDYVRSPITHAGGITSVRRIMDYAAMYQVKSGMHGPTDVSPVGLAAAVHLGLALHNFGIQEYMVHSEQTREVFGPTYEFALGGLRPSEEPGLGIHFDDDLAAKYPYERAYLPVNRLQDGTIHDW from the coding sequence GTGCTCATCGAGCGCGCAGACGTCATCGTCACCAGCCCAGGCCGCAACTTCCTCACGCTGAAGATCACCACCGACGACGGTGTGGTCGGCTACGGCGACGGCACGCTGAACGGCCGGGAGCTGGCGGTGGCCGGCTACCTCACCGACCACGTCGTGCCGTTGCTGATCGGGCGTGACGCGCACACCATCGAGGACACCTGGCAGTACCTGTACCGCGGCGCGTACTGGCGGCGCGGTCCGGTGACGATGGCCGCGATCGCGGCCGTGGACACCGCCCTGTGGGACATCAAGGCCAAGGTCGCCGGGCTACCGCTCTACCAGCTGCTGGGCGGGGCCAGCCGCGAGCGGTGCCTGGTCTACGGGCACGCCAGCGGCAAGGACGTTCCCGAACTGTTCGACTCGGTGCGCGAGCACCTCGAAGAGGGCTTCCGCGCGATCCGCATCCAGACCGGCGTGCCGGGTCTGGACTCGGTGTACGGCGTCGCCTCCAGCGCGGCCGCCTCGATCGGCGACGACACCCGGTACGACTACGAACCCGCCCGCCGCTCGGCGCTGCCCGCCGAGGAGAGCTGGGACACCCGCGCCTACCTGCGGCACGTGCCCTCGGTGTTCGAAGCCGTCCGCGGCGAGTTCGGCGAGGACATCGCGCTGCTGCACGACGCGCACCACCGGCTCACCCCGATCCAGGCGGCCAAGCTGGGCAAATCCCTGGAACCCTACGACCTGTTCTGGCTCGAAGACGTCACGCCGGCCGAGAACCAGGAAGCGCTGCGCTGGGTGCGTCACCACACCACCACGCCGCTGGCGATCGGCGAGGTGTTCAACTCCGTGTGGGACTACCAGCACCTGATCCGCGAGCAGCTCATCGACTACGTGCGCTCACCGATCACGCACGCGGGAGGCATCACCAGCGTGCGCCGGATCATGGACTACGCGGCGATGTACCAGGTCAAATCCGGTATGCACGGCCCGACGGACGTCTCACCGGTCGGGCTGGCGGCTGCGGTGCACCTCGGTCTGGCACTGCACAACTTCGGCATCCAGGAGTACATGGTCCACAGCGAGCAGACGCGGGAGGTCTTCGGGCCGACGTACGAGTTCGCCCTCGGCGGCCTGCGGCCGAGCGAGGAACCCGGTCTGGGCATCCACTTCGACGACGACCTGGCGGCGAAGTACCCGTACGAGCGGGCATACCTGCCGGTGAATCGGCTCCAGGACGGCACGATTCATGACTGGTGA